A window of the Streptomyces finlayi genome harbors these coding sequences:
- the coaD gene encoding pantetheine-phosphate adenylyltransferase encodes MRRAVCPGSFDPITNGHLDIIGRASKLYDVVHVAVMINQSKKGLFTVEERIELIREVTADFGNVEVESFHGLLVDFCKERDIPAIVKGLRAVSDFDYELQMAQMNNGLSGVETLFVPTNPTYSFLSSSLVKEVATWGGDVSHLLPPRVHEALAERLGEQ; translated from the coding sequence TTGCGCCGCGCCGTCTGCCCGGGGTCGTTCGACCCCATCACCAACGGACATCTCGACATCATTGGCCGTGCCTCGAAGCTGTACGACGTCGTGCACGTCGCCGTGATGATCAACCAGTCCAAGAAGGGACTGTTCACGGTGGAGGAGCGGATCGAGCTGATCCGCGAGGTCACCGCCGACTTCGGCAACGTCGAGGTCGAGTCCTTCCACGGCCTCCTGGTCGACTTCTGCAAAGAGCGCGACATCCCCGCGATCGTGAAGGGCCTGCGGGCCGTCAGCGACTTCGACTACGAGCTCCAGATGGCCCAGATGAACAACGGCCTCTCCGGCGTCGAGACGCTCTTCGTGCCGACCAACCCCACGTACAGCTTCCTGTCGTCCTCCCTGGTCAAGGAAGTGGCGACGTGGGGCGGCGACGTCTCCCATCTGCTGCCGCCCAGGGTCCACGAGGCCCTCGCGGAGCGCCTGGGAGAGCAGTGA